One segment of Synechococcus sp. A15-24 DNA contains the following:
- a CDS encoding DUF3747 domain-containing protein, with the protein MGRTYLRSLILAAVLVSAAGLLPAAQSARGLFDSKALQQNRFAVLAQPVGQRNWKLLVLEQIKQRPRCWTPRADGLVDPTLNTFNFAGICSRYLDSNGYSLRSGDADLGSRFRLSLRQSGNSLQLQALNPRQGAPIVVGRATIPRRDRDGFVQIQLDPAWRLERRVYKGRTLSHVYFSHPDPVNRLLARAERGSDDGFSRLGAPTAPMAPRINQRIASGEPIRLDVIPYRP; encoded by the coding sequence ATGGGGCGAACCTACCTCCGCAGCCTGATCCTGGCCGCAGTTCTCGTTAGCGCAGCGGGATTATTGCCGGCGGCTCAGTCCGCCCGCGGCCTGTTCGACAGCAAAGCTCTCCAGCAGAACCGCTTCGCGGTGCTGGCCCAGCCGGTGGGACAGCGCAACTGGAAGCTGCTGGTGCTGGAGCAGATCAAGCAACGGCCCCGCTGCTGGACACCGCGGGCGGATGGTCTGGTGGATCCGACCCTCAACACGTTCAACTTTGCTGGAATCTGCAGCCGCTACCTCGACAGCAATGGCTATTCCCTCCGCAGCGGCGATGCAGACCTCGGCAGCCGCTTTCGGCTGAGCCTGCGGCAAAGCGGCAACAGTTTGCAGTTGCAAGCTTTGAACCCACGTCAGGGGGCCCCAATCGTGGTCGGTCGGGCAACGATTCCCAGGCGGGATCGCGACGGCTTCGTCCAGATTCAGCTGGATCCAGCCTGGCGACTGGAACGGCGTGTCTACAAAGGGCGCACCCTGAGCCACGTTTATTTCTCTCACCCCGACCCGGTGAACCGGCTCCTGGCCCGGGCAGAACGAGGCAGCGACGATGGATTCAGCCGGCTGGGGGCCCCAACGGCACCCATGGCCCCACGCATCAATCAGCGCATCGCAAGCGGCGAGCCCATTCGGCTGGACGTCATTCCTTACCGGCCCTGA
- the rplL gene encoding 50S ribosomal protein L7/L12, producing the protein MSAKTDEILESLKSLSLLEASELVKQIEEAFGVSAAASAGVVMAAPGAAAGGGGGEAAEEKTEFDVILESFDAAAKIKVLKAVRNATGLGLGDAKALVEAAPKPIKEGISKDEAEALKKEIEEVGGKVTLK; encoded by the coding sequence ATGTCTGCAAAAACCGACGAAATTCTCGAATCACTGAAGTCCCTTTCTCTGCTGGAAGCTTCCGAGCTGGTCAAGCAGATCGAGGAAGCTTTCGGTGTGTCCGCCGCTGCGTCCGCCGGCGTCGTGATGGCTGCCCCTGGCGCTGCTGCCGGCGGTGGTGGTGGTGAAGCCGCCGAGGAAAAGACCGAATTCGACGTCATCCTCGAAAGTTTCGACGCCGCAGCCAAAATCAAGGTGCTCAAGGCTGTGCGCAACGCCACCGGCCTGGGCCTTGGCGATGCCAAGGCTCTGGTGGAAGCTGCTCCCAAGCCCATCAAGGAAGGCATCTCCAAGGACGAAGCCGAAGCTCTCAAGAAAGAGATCGAAGAAGTGGGCGGCAAGGTCACCCTCAAGTGA
- the rplJ gene encoding 50S ribosomal protein L10, whose amino-acid sequence MGRTLESKQQIVGELKELLAESELALVLDYKGLSIKEISDLRDRLRAGNAVCKVTKNTLMRRAIDGDSAWSNLDSLLTGTNAFVLIKGDVGAGVKAVQAFQKETKKSETKGGLFEGKLLSQDEIKAIADLPSKEQLMAQIAGAINAVATKVAVGINEVPSGLARALKQHAEGGDS is encoded by the coding sequence ATGGGCCGCACGCTGGAGAGCAAGCAGCAGATCGTCGGAGAGCTCAAGGAGCTCCTCGCCGAGTCCGAACTGGCGCTGGTTCTTGATTACAAGGGCCTCTCCATCAAGGAAATTTCCGACCTGCGGGATCGTCTGCGGGCTGGCAATGCGGTGTGCAAGGTGACCAAAAACACCTTGATGCGCCGTGCAATTGATGGTGATAGCGCCTGGTCGAATCTCGACTCTCTTCTGACAGGCACCAATGCCTTCGTCCTGATCAAGGGCGATGTCGGTGCCGGTGTGAAGGCCGTTCAGGCCTTCCAGAAGGAGACCAAGAAGTCCGAAACCAAAGGCGGCCTTTTCGAAGGCAAGCTGCTGTCCCAGGACGAGATCAAGGCTATTGCCGATCTCCCTTCCAAAGAGCAGCTCATGGCTCAGATCGCCGGTGCGATCAACGCTGTGGCCACCAAGGTTGCTGTGGGCATCAACGAGGTTCCCTCCGGTCTCGCGCGGGCGCTCAAGCAGCACGCCGAAGGCGGCGACAGCTGA
- the rplA gene encoding 50S ribosomal protein L1 — MPKLSKRLAGLASKIEDRIYEPLEAIALVKDNATAKFDETMEAHVRLGIDPKYTDQQLRTTVALPNGTGQTVRIAVVTRGEKVAEAKAAGAELAGDEDLVETIAKGEMEFDLLIATPDMMPKVAKLGRVLGPRGLMPNPKAGTVTTDLAGAIQEFKAGKLEFRADRTGIVHVRFGKASFTAEALLQNLKTLQETIDRNKPSGAKGRYWKSLYVTSTMGPSVEVDFSALQDIEQGS; from the coding sequence ATGCCCAAACTCTCTAAGCGACTGGCAGGTCTTGCCAGCAAGATCGAGGATCGCATCTACGAACCCCTCGAGGCGATTGCCCTGGTGAAGGACAACGCCACCGCCAAGTTCGACGAAACGATGGAGGCCCACGTGCGCCTCGGCATCGATCCCAAGTACACCGACCAGCAGCTGCGTACCACCGTGGCGTTGCCCAATGGCACTGGCCAGACCGTTCGCATCGCGGTGGTGACCCGTGGTGAGAAGGTTGCCGAAGCCAAGGCCGCCGGGGCCGAACTGGCAGGTGATGAAGATCTGGTGGAGACCATCGCCAAAGGCGAGATGGAGTTCGACCTGTTGATCGCCACTCCGGACATGATGCCGAAGGTGGCCAAACTGGGTCGTGTCCTCGGTCCCCGGGGCCTGATGCCGAACCCCAAGGCCGGAACGGTCACCACCGATCTGGCTGGAGCCATCCAAGAATTCAAGGCCGGCAAACTGGAATTCCGAGCTGACCGCACGGGTATCGTCCACGTCCGATTCGGCAAGGCGAGCTTCACTGCCGAGGCTCTGTTGCAGAACCTCAAGACCCTGCAGGAGACCATCGACCGCAACAAGCCCAGCGGTGCCAAGGGCCGCTACTGGAAGTCTCTCTATGTGACGTCCACCATGGGCCCATCCGTGGAAGTGGATTTCTCCGCACTGCAGGACATTGAGCAGGGGAGCTGA
- the rplK gene encoding 50S ribosomal protein L11: MAKKVTAVIKLALQAGKANPAPPVGPALGQHGVNIMMFCKEYNARTQDKAGFVIPVEISVYEDRSFTFITKTPPASVLITKAAKIEKGSGESAKGSVGSINRAQLEEIAKTKLPDLNCTSVESAMRIIEGTARNMGVSISN, translated from the coding sequence ATGGCCAAGAAAGTCACCGCTGTTATCAAGCTGGCCCTCCAGGCCGGCAAAGCCAACCCCGCGCCGCCGGTGGGCCCTGCCCTCGGTCAGCACGGTGTGAACATCATGATGTTCTGCAAGGAGTACAACGCTCGGACGCAGGACAAAGCCGGTTTTGTGATTCCGGTGGAGATCTCGGTCTATGAAGACCGCAGCTTCACCTTCATCACCAAGACACCCCCGGCGTCGGTGCTGATCACCAAGGCCGCCAAGATCGAGAAAGGTTCCGGCGAGTCCGCTAAGGGCAGCGTTGGATCGATCAACCGGGCTCAGCTCGAGGAGATCGCCAAAACCAAGCTTCCCGATCTCAACTGCACCAGTGTTGAGTCCGCGATGCGGATCATCGAAGGCACCGCCCGCAACATGGGCGTGTCCATCAGCAACTGA
- the nusG gene encoding transcription termination/antitermination protein NusG, translating into MPDDLTTTDPAEVLDLPAPNEGEEGTLSDAPSANTAIARWYAVQVASSCEKKVKATLEQRAITLGVSKRILEIEIPQTPAVKVKKDGSRQSTEEKVFPGYVLVRMVLDEDTMMAVRSTPNVINFVGAEDRRAAGKARGHIKPRPLSRAEVDRIFKRAAEKKTVVKVDLTEGDQILVTAGPFKDFQGEVIEVSGERNKLKALLSIFGRETPVELEFSQISKQN; encoded by the coding sequence GTGCCCGACGATCTGACCACAACGGACCCCGCCGAGGTGCTCGACCTGCCGGCCCCGAATGAGGGTGAGGAGGGCACACTCTCGGATGCGCCGTCCGCCAACACGGCAATTGCCCGTTGGTACGCCGTGCAGGTGGCCTCCAGCTGCGAGAAAAAGGTGAAGGCGACCCTGGAGCAGCGGGCGATCACCTTGGGGGTGAGCAAGCGCATCCTCGAGATTGAGATTCCGCAGACCCCTGCGGTCAAGGTGAAGAAGGACGGTTCCCGTCAGTCCACCGAGGAGAAGGTGTTCCCCGGCTATGTGCTTGTGCGGATGGTGCTCGATGAGGACACGATGATGGCCGTCCGCAGCACACCGAACGTGATCAACTTCGTTGGGGCGGAAGACCGGCGCGCCGCCGGTAAGGCTCGGGGCCATATCAAGCCACGCCCCCTCAGCCGCGCCGAGGTGGACCGGATCTTCAAACGTGCTGCCGAGAAGAAAACCGTCGTCAAGGTTGATCTCACCGAAGGCGATCAGATCCTGGTGACCGCTGGTCCGTTCAAGGACTTCCAGGGTGAGGTGATCGAGGTCTCCGGCGAACGCAACAAGCTCAAGGCCCTGTTGTCCATCTTTGGTCGGGAGACCCCGGTGGAACTGGAGTTCTCTCAGATCTCCAAGCAGAACTGA
- the secE gene encoding preprotein translocase subunit SecE has translation MTSPISEDTSTKSPDATPAEPAAPRGFLPATVDELKLVVWPSRQQLFSESIAVILMVSLSAAGIAAVSRFFGWASSQVFR, from the coding sequence GTGACCAGCCCGATTTCCGAGGACACCTCAACCAAGAGTCCTGATGCCACACCCGCAGAACCCGCCGCCCCTCGCGGTTTTCTGCCGGCCACGGTCGACGAACTCAAGCTTGTGGTCTGGCCCAGCCGTCAGCAGCTGTTCAGCGAATCGATCGCTGTAATTCTGATGGTGAGCTTGTCGGCCGCCGGCATTGCCGCGGTCAGTCGCTTCTTCGGATGGGCGTCATCCCAGGTGTTCCGCTGA
- a CDS encoding AAA family ATPase: MTGTPASRGSLTHEPDRFSDPAWELLLAGQDMARRWRHDQLDVEHLIQVLFSDSSFRRWVDPLPLRSDDLLDRLEDVLAEQPPARGDQLFIGEDLEQLLETADQARGRWGDRLIDVPQLIVAVGADPRIGAELFAAQGLAVDRLESLLRQPSVTPAPAPFPAPTPAPTPRSAPAPRVIAPEPETTVELEREPSALEAYGRDLTEEAEAGSLDPVIGRDSEIRNLIKVLSRRSKNNPVLIGEPGVGKTAIAELLAQRIVAGEVPDSLQGLRLIALDLGALIAGAKFRGQFEERLRSVLEEVSRSDSGVVLFIDELHTVVGSDRSSTDAGSLLKPALARGDLRCIGATTPEEYRRTVEKDPALNRRFQQVLIREPDLELSLEILRGLRERYELHHGVTITDAAIQTANRLADRYISDRCLPDKAIDLIDEAAAQLKIEVTSKPQVVEEAEADLRRVELALLAAEQAPEEERIQLQRQRLEVSSRLDDLRRRWQEERTQLEELGELLQQDEDLRHAIAEAEREGDLEEAARLQYDQLHTVQQRRESLEASQAEAQSAGTALLREKVEAGDIADLVARWTGIPVQRLLAGERRKLLALECHLSERVIGQVEAVAAVAAAIRRARAGMKDPRRPVGSFLFLGPTGVGKTELAKALASSLFDEEEALVRLDMSEFMERNASARLIGAPPGYVGYEEGGQLTEAVRRRPYAVLLLDEVEKAHPDVFNLLLQVLDDGRLTDSQGRTVDFRHTVVVMTSNLASPVILEHARSGCSDDAQLQQQVDAALSSQFRPEFLNRIDEVIRFRPLEVKDLVRIVRLQLADLSSLMAEQGLSLEVDDAVADSLARQGHEPEYGARPLRRVLRRQLENPLATQLLEERFRSARGIRVICGADDGPSLVFEPLE; encoded by the coding sequence ATGACCGGCACCCCCGCCTCCCGCGGCAGCCTCACCCACGAGCCTGACCGTTTTTCCGATCCCGCCTGGGAGCTGCTGCTAGCTGGTCAGGACATGGCCCGTCGCTGGCGCCACGATCAGCTGGATGTGGAGCATCTGATCCAGGTGCTGTTCAGCGATTCATCCTTCCGTCGCTGGGTGGATCCGCTGCCGTTGCGCTCCGATGATCTCCTCGATCGCTTGGAGGATGTGCTGGCGGAACAGCCTCCGGCGCGGGGTGATCAGTTGTTCATTGGTGAAGACCTCGAGCAGCTGTTGGAGACCGCTGATCAAGCGCGAGGTCGCTGGGGCGATCGCTTGATTGATGTGCCCCAGCTGATCGTTGCCGTCGGCGCTGATCCCCGTATCGGTGCCGAGTTGTTTGCAGCCCAGGGTCTGGCTGTTGATCGGCTGGAGAGTCTGTTGCGTCAGCCGTCGGTTACTCCGGCCCCAGCACCGTTCCCAGCCCCGACCCCAGCCCCAACGCCTCGATCAGCTCCGGCCCCCCGCGTGATCGCACCGGAGCCTGAGACCACAGTTGAACTGGAGCGGGAGCCGTCAGCGCTTGAGGCCTATGGCCGGGATCTGACTGAGGAGGCTGAAGCGGGGTCGCTCGATCCTGTGATCGGTCGCGACAGCGAGATCCGCAACCTGATCAAGGTGCTCTCCCGCCGCAGCAAAAACAACCCGGTGCTGATCGGAGAACCCGGCGTCGGCAAGACGGCCATCGCCGAGCTCCTGGCCCAGCGGATCGTGGCTGGAGAGGTACCGGATTCGCTGCAGGGGCTGCGACTGATTGCCCTTGATCTCGGTGCCTTGATCGCCGGGGCCAAATTCCGCGGTCAGTTCGAGGAACGCCTGCGCTCCGTGTTGGAGGAGGTGAGTCGCTCGGATTCCGGGGTGGTGCTGTTCATCGACGAGCTCCACACCGTGGTGGGCAGTGACCGCAGCAGCACCGATGCGGGCAGCCTGCTCAAACCTGCCCTGGCGCGGGGGGATCTGCGTTGCATCGGGGCGACGACGCCGGAGGAATACCGGCGGACGGTGGAAAAGGATCCCGCCCTCAACCGGCGCTTTCAGCAGGTGCTGATTCGCGAGCCGGACCTCGAGCTCAGCCTGGAGATCCTGCGCGGCCTGCGGGAGCGCTACGAGCTGCACCACGGCGTCACGATCACCGATGCGGCGATTCAGACCGCCAATCGGCTTGCGGATCGCTATATCAGCGACCGTTGCCTTCCGGACAAGGCGATCGATCTGATTGATGAGGCGGCAGCCCAGCTGAAGATCGAAGTCACCTCCAAACCTCAGGTGGTGGAGGAGGCTGAAGCGGATCTGCGGCGGGTGGAACTGGCGCTGCTGGCGGCGGAACAGGCACCGGAAGAGGAGCGGATTCAGCTGCAGCGTCAACGTCTGGAGGTGTCCTCCCGCCTGGATGACCTGCGCCGCCGTTGGCAGGAAGAGCGCACACAGTTGGAGGAGCTTGGCGAGTTGCTGCAGCAGGACGAAGACCTGCGTCACGCCATCGCTGAAGCGGAACGGGAGGGCGATCTTGAGGAGGCGGCTCGGTTGCAGTACGACCAGCTGCACACCGTTCAACAGCGGCGGGAGTCGTTGGAAGCCAGTCAGGCTGAGGCGCAGTCCGCGGGTACAGCGCTGCTGCGGGAAAAGGTGGAGGCGGGAGATATTGCTGATCTGGTGGCCCGTTGGACCGGTATTCCGGTGCAGCGTCTGCTGGCGGGTGAACGCCGCAAGCTGCTGGCCCTGGAATGTCATCTGTCCGAGAGGGTGATCGGCCAGGTGGAAGCGGTGGCCGCCGTTGCGGCAGCGATCCGGCGGGCGCGTGCCGGGATGAAGGATCCCCGCCGTCCCGTGGGTTCGTTCCTGTTCCTTGGCCCGACGGGGGTCGGCAAAACCGAGCTGGCCAAAGCGCTGGCCTCCTCCCTTTTCGATGAGGAGGAGGCGCTGGTGCGCCTCGATATGAGCGAGTTCATGGAGCGCAATGCCTCCGCGCGCCTGATCGGTGCACCACCGGGCTATGTCGGATACGAGGAGGGGGGACAGCTCACCGAGGCGGTGCGTAGGCGTCCCTATGCCGTGCTGCTGCTGGATGAGGTGGAAAAGGCTCACCCGGATGTTTTCAATCTGCTGTTGCAGGTTCTCGACGATGGACGCCTCACCGATTCCCAGGGACGGACCGTTGATTTCCGCCACACCGTGGTGGTGATGACTAGCAACCTGGCCAGTCCGGTGATCCTTGAACACGCCCGTTCCGGCTGCAGTGATGACGCCCAGCTGCAGCAGCAGGTGGATGCGGCCTTGTCCAGTCAGTTCCGCCCGGAATTCCTCAATCGCATTGATGAAGTGATCCGTTTCCGACCCTTGGAGGTGAAGGATCTGGTGCGGATCGTGCGCCTGCAGTTGGCTGATCTCTCCTCACTTATGGCTGAACAAGGTCTGTCGCTGGAGGTGGACGATGCGGTGGCGGACTCCCTGGCCCGACAGGGCCATGAGCCGGAGTACGGCGCCCGACCGTTGCGGCGGGTGCTGCGGCGTCAGCTGGAAAACCCACTGGCGACGCAACTGCTGGAGGAGCGTTTCCGTTCGGCGCGGGGCATCCGTGTTATTTGCGGAGCAGACGACGGCCCGTCGCTGGTGTTTGAGCCCCTGGAGTAA
- the gloA gene encoding lactoylglutathione lyase yields MRMLHTMLRVGDLDRSIAFYTDVLGMQLLRRKEYPSGRFTLAFLGYGPESEQTVLELTHNWDTSSYELGDAYGHIALGVEDIRSTCAAISGKGGRVVREPGPMKHGSTVIAFVEDPDGYKVELIEMSSRAAA; encoded by the coding sequence ATGCGGATGCTCCACACCATGCTCCGGGTCGGGGATCTGGACCGGTCCATTGCCTTCTACACCGATGTGCTCGGCATGCAGCTGTTGCGGCGCAAGGAGTACCCCAGTGGCCGCTTCACCCTGGCCTTCCTGGGTTACGGGCCGGAATCGGAGCAGACGGTGCTGGAGCTCACCCACAACTGGGACACCAGCTCCTACGAGCTGGGGGATGCCTACGGCCACATCGCCCTCGGGGTGGAAGACATTCGCAGCACCTGTGCCGCCATCAGCGGCAAGGGCGGCCGGGTGGTGCGTGAGCCGGGCCCGATGAAGCATGGTTCCACGGTGATTGCTTTCGTGGAGGACCCTGACGGCTACAAGGTGGAGTTGATCGAGATGTCCTCCCGCGCCGCTGCATGA
- the eno gene encoding phosphopyruvate hydratase, whose product MIDSLDLVIDTIVAREVLDSRGNPTVEAEVLLEGGAMGRAIVPSGASTGAHEAHELRDGGDRYMGKGVSQAVTHIEERIAPTLCGLSALDQAAVDAAMLELDGSENKSILGANAILAVSMATARAAANGLGLPLYRYLGGPMANLLPVPLMNVINGGAHAANSLDFQEFMLVPHGAPSFREALRMGTEVFHTLKGLLKAKGMSTSVGDEGGFAPDLGNVEAGEILVEAIKKAGYKPGEQISLALDVASTEFFENGRYAFDGGSYDSAEMVGQLEQLVEKFPIVSIEDGLAEDDWQGWKLLTERLGSKVQLVGDDLFVTNTKRLQQGIDNSTANSILIKVNQIGSLTETLQAIDLAGRSGYTSVISHRSGETEDTTIADLSVATRAGQIKTGSLSRSERVAKYNQLLRIEDELGSQAVYAGAVGQGPRGNA is encoded by the coding sequence GTGATCGATTCGCTCGACCTCGTCATCGACACCATCGTTGCCCGCGAGGTGCTCGATTCTCGCGGCAACCCAACTGTTGAAGCCGAAGTGCTGCTCGAAGGTGGTGCCATGGGCCGGGCCATCGTGCCCAGCGGCGCCAGCACCGGAGCCCACGAGGCCCACGAACTGCGGGACGGCGGCGACCGTTACATGGGCAAAGGCGTCAGCCAGGCCGTCACCCACATCGAAGAGCGCATCGCGCCAACCCTGTGCGGACTCTCCGCCCTGGATCAGGCCGCCGTGGATGCGGCGATGCTCGAGTTGGACGGCAGCGAAAACAAATCCATCCTGGGCGCCAATGCGATTCTAGCGGTGAGCATGGCCACCGCTCGCGCTGCTGCCAACGGACTGGGACTGCCCCTGTACCGCTACCTCGGCGGACCGATGGCCAACCTGCTGCCGGTGCCGTTGATGAACGTGATCAACGGTGGCGCCCATGCGGCCAACAGCCTGGACTTCCAGGAATTCATGCTGGTGCCCCACGGCGCCCCCAGCTTCCGCGAGGCTCTACGCATGGGCACCGAGGTCTTCCACACCCTCAAGGGTCTGCTCAAAGCCAAGGGCATGAGCACATCCGTGGGGGATGAGGGTGGTTTCGCCCCCGACCTCGGCAACGTGGAAGCCGGGGAGATCCTGGTGGAGGCGATCAAGAAGGCCGGCTACAAACCCGGCGAGCAGATTTCCCTGGCGCTGGACGTCGCCAGCACCGAATTCTTCGAGAACGGCCGCTATGCCTTTGATGGCGGCAGCTACGACAGCGCAGAAATGGTCGGTCAGCTGGAGCAGCTGGTGGAGAAATTCCCGATCGTGTCGATCGAAGACGGCCTGGCCGAAGACGACTGGCAGGGTTGGAAGCTGCTCACCGAGCGGCTCGGCAGCAAGGTTCAGCTGGTGGGTGATGACCTGTTCGTGACCAACACCAAGCGCCTGCAGCAGGGCATCGACAACAGCACGGCCAACTCGATCCTGATCAAGGTGAACCAGATCGGATCTCTCACCGAAACCCTGCAGGCGATCGATCTGGCTGGGCGTTCCGGCTACACCAGCGTGATCAGCCACCGCAGCGGCGAAACCGAGGACACCACCATCGCTGATCTCTCCGTCGCCACCCGCGCCGGTCAGATCAAGACCGGTTCCCTCAGCCGCAGCGAGCGCGTCGCCAAATACAACCAACTGCTGCGGATCGAGGACGAACTGGGCAGCCAGGCGGTTTACGCCGGTGCTGTGGGCCAGGGTCCCCGAGGTAACGCCTGA
- a CDS encoding AarF/ABC1/UbiB kinase family protein — protein sequence MGRMLRGLRIWRAVLTLLLFLWWDSQAWTYRGGPTPEGRSARQQRRARWLTAELLQLGSAFIKLGQLLSARPDILPAGWVTELASLQDSVPAFPFEQVQTVLEEELGPRCAEVIDLDPVPLGAASLAQVHRASLRSGRQVVLKIQRPGLDTLFRLDLEVMQEVAAVFQRHPSWGRGRDWPAMARECRRVLLRELDFRVEAQYAARFRQQFLDDERIRIPAVIWEQSTRRVLCLDYLPGIKVNDREALLEAGVDPSAVAEIGAASYLKQLVRFGFFHADPHPGNLAVASDGALIYYDFGMMGLLSDGLSRRLGSMVRAAAARDSAALVDEMQAAGVISKGIDVGPVRRLVRLMLKEALTPPFSSNVIDKLSGDLYDLVYGQPFRLPVELIFVMRALSTFEGVGRSLDPAFSLVAIAKPYLLPLMTSSGSGSNDLFNELGRQVGALSSRAAALPRRLDESLERLEQGDLQLQVRLGESDRQFRRMTLAQQSIGQSVLLGCLALSAAIVGASMRPLWALLPAAAAVPVGMGWFQMQVRMRRDQRLEQLPGSNR from the coding sequence ATGGGCCGCATGCTGCGGGGGCTGCGCATCTGGCGGGCTGTCCTCACACTGCTGCTGTTCCTTTGGTGGGATAGCCAGGCCTGGACCTATCGAGGTGGACCCACCCCGGAAGGCCGTTCTGCCCGGCAGCAACGGCGGGCCCGCTGGTTAACAGCCGAGTTGCTTCAACTGGGCTCAGCTTTCATCAAGTTGGGCCAGTTGCTCTCAGCGCGGCCCGACATTCTTCCCGCCGGTTGGGTGACGGAGCTTGCATCCCTGCAGGACAGCGTGCCCGCTTTCCCGTTTGAGCAGGTCCAGACCGTGCTGGAGGAGGAGCTCGGCCCCCGTTGCGCTGAGGTGATCGACCTCGATCCCGTGCCTCTGGGAGCCGCGTCCCTGGCCCAGGTGCACCGCGCCAGCCTGCGCAGTGGCCGTCAGGTGGTGCTGAAAATCCAGCGCCCCGGGCTCGACACCCTCTTCCGCCTGGACCTTGAGGTGATGCAGGAGGTGGCTGCGGTGTTTCAGCGCCACCCCAGCTGGGGGCGAGGACGGGACTGGCCTGCGATGGCTCGTGAATGCCGCCGGGTGCTGTTGCGGGAACTGGATTTCAGGGTCGAAGCGCAATACGCCGCTCGGTTCCGTCAGCAGTTTCTTGATGACGAGCGCATTCGCATCCCTGCCGTGATCTGGGAACAGAGCACCCGCCGAGTGCTTTGTCTGGATTATTTACCGGGGATCAAGGTCAACGACCGGGAGGCGCTGCTGGAGGCCGGCGTCGACCCTTCCGCCGTGGCGGAAATCGGGGCTGCCAGTTACCTCAAGCAGCTTGTGCGCTTTGGTTTCTTTCACGCTGATCCCCATCCCGGCAACCTGGCGGTGGCCAGCGATGGCGCTCTCATCTACTACGACTTCGGGATGATGGGGTTGTTATCGGATGGTCTGAGCCGTCGTCTCGGGTCGATGGTGAGGGCGGCTGCGGCACGCGATTCAGCCGCGCTGGTGGATGAGATGCAGGCGGCAGGTGTGATCTCCAAAGGAATTGATGTGGGCCCGGTGCGCCGGTTGGTACGTCTGATGCTTAAGGAAGCCCTCACACCACCGTTCAGCAGCAATGTGATCGACAAGCTCTCCGGTGACCTCTACGACCTGGTGTACGGCCAGCCGTTTCGCCTGCCGGTGGAGCTGATCTTCGTGATGCGGGCACTGTCCACCTTCGAGGGGGTCGGCCGCAGCCTCGATCCGGCTTTTAGCTTGGTAGCGATCGCCAAGCCTTACCTCCTTCCTCTGATGACGTCGAGCGGATCCGGCTCCAACGACCTGTTCAATGAACTTGGACGCCAGGTGGGAGCGTTGAGCAGTCGTGCTGCTGCCCTTCCACGTCGTCTGGACGAGAGCCTTGAGAGGTTGGAGCAGGGTGATCTGCAGCTGCAGGTGCGCCTGGGTGAATCCGATCGCCAGTTCCGTCGGATGACCCTGGCGCAGCAATCGATCGGTCAGTCGGTACTGCTGGGTTGCTTGGCACTCTCCGCCGCCATTGTTGGTGCAAGTATGCGACCCCTCTGGGCTCTGCTTCCTGCAGCCGCTGCAGTCCCGGTGGGGATGGGTTGGTTTCAGATGCAAGTGCGCATGCGCCGTGATCAGCGACTGGAGCAACTGCCCGGCTCCAATCGCTGA